In the Ascochyta rabiei chromosome 17, complete sequence genome, one interval contains:
- a CDS encoding Eukaryotic translation initiation factor eIF-1 gives MSTDIQNLKSFDPFAEAEDAGGEIKVGNQQNYIHIRIQQRNGRKTLTTVQGLPKKFDQKKILKVIKKQFACNGTVVADTEMGEVIQLQGDQRKDVQDFLTNKKDGLGLDVKTIKVHGF, from the exons ATGTCCACAGACATCCAAAACCTCAAGTCCTTCGATCCGTTCGCGGAAGCCGAAGACGCCGGTGGAGAAATAAAGGTTGGGAACCAGCAGAACTATATTCATATTCGAATCCAGC AGCGCAATGGTCGCAAGACCCTAACCACGGTCCAAGGCCTGCCTAAGAAGTTTGACCAGAAGAAGATCCTCAAAGTGATCAAGAAGCAGTTTGCATGCAATGGCACCGTCGTCGCTGACACGGAGATGGGCGAGGTGATTCAGTTGCAGGGCGATCAGCGCAAGGATGTGCAGGATTTCTTGACCAACAAGAAGGATGGCCTGGGTCTTGATGTCAAGACTATCAAGGTCCACGGCTTCTAG